One Phocoena phocoena chromosome 5, mPhoPho1.1, whole genome shotgun sequence genomic region harbors:
- the TACC3 gene encoding transforming acidic coiled-coil-containing protein 3, translating into MSLHVFSDENVTGDKSTENCDFLFSPLELTGRSSVLRLSQKENVPPKSTAKAMKVTFQTPLRDPQTHRILSPSTGSKLEACFALGDTIGLENCHQVWTQKEKQVLLASADDTPGVQTSAGTAEAAGEEGTTDASGASAPTSSPGSKPPTVPTDPTPATPRGPEPGLDLSGEHFWDPAEVLGTGAEVDYLEQFGASSFKESALRKQSLYLKFDPLLQDSPRGPAPVAPEPSSARDTDAHSSGSPPEAQLLDLDFTGAPDVPTLGPAPCDLGPRAPLLPVGPIVDVLQYSQKDLDTAVGATQKENEALRVRCTALQEKILEMGKIMDAFEGTVYQAMEEAQKQKELAKAEIQKVLRDRDQLTADLHSTEKSFSDLFKRFEKQKEVIEGYRTNEESLKKCVEDYIGRIEKEGQRYQALKAHAEEKLQLANEEITQVRSKAQAEALALQAVLRKEQMRVHSLEKVVEQKTKENDELTRICDDLISKMERI; encoded by the exons ATGAGTCTGCACGTCTTCAGTGACGAAAATGTCACTGGTGACAAAAGTACAGAAAACTGCGACTTCCTGTTTTCACCACTGGAACTTACCGGAAGATCATCTGTTCTCCGTCTGTCACAGAAAGAAAACGTACCACCTAAGAGCACAGCCAAAGCTATGAAG GTTACTTTTCAGACACCTCTGCGGGATCCACAGACACACAGGATTTTAAGTCCCAGCACGGGCAGCAAGCTTGAAGCTTGTTTTGCTCTGGGCGACACCATTGGATTAGAAAACTGTCATCAAGTCTGGACCCAGAAAGAGAA GCAGGTGCTCTTGGCCTCGGCGGATGACACACCGGGGGTGCAGACCTCGGCAGGGACCGCAGAAGCGGCGGGCGAG GAGGGGACCACAGACGCTTCGGGGGCATCGGCTCCAACCAGCAGCCCAGGCAGCAAGCCACCAACCGTACCCACTGACCCCACACCCGCAACCCCCCGGGGGCCTGAGCCCGGCCTGGACCTGAGTGGGGAGCACTTCTGGGACCCCGCCGAGG TTCTAGGCACGGGGGCCGAGGTGGATTACCTGGAGCAGTTCGGGGCGTCCTCG TTTAAGGAGTCGGCCCTGAGGAAGCAGTCCTTGTACCTTAAGTTTGACCCGCTCCTGCAGGACAGCCCCCGGGGGCCGGCGCCTGTGGCCCCGGAGCCCAGCAG TGCACGGGACACAGACGCGCATTCCTCGGGAAGCCCCCCGGAGGCCCAGCTGCTGGACCTGGACTTCACAGGAGCCCCGGACGTTCCC ACGCTCGGCCCAGCTCCTTGTGACCTCGGACCCAGGGCTCCGCTGCTGCCCGTGGGGCCCATTGTGGACGTGCTGCAGTACAGCCAGAAGGACCTGGACACTGCG GTTGGGGCGACGCAGAAGGAGAACGAGGCGCTTAGGGTCAGGTGCACGGCGCTGCAGGAAAAGATCCTGGAGATGGG GAAAATCATGGACGCGTTTGAGGGGACCGTGTACCAGGCGATGG AGGAGGCTCAGAAACAGAAGGAACTTGCCAAAGCCGAGATCCAAAAGGTTCTGAGGGACAGAGACCAGCTGACTGCAGACCTGCACTCCACGGAGAAGTCGTTCTCCGACCTCTTCAAGCGGTTTGAGAAACAGAAGGAAGTGATCGAAGGCTACCGCACG AATGAAGAGTCGCTGAAGAAGTGTGTTGAGGATTACATAGGCAGGATCGAGAAGGAGGGCCAGAGGTACCAGGCGCTGAAGGCCCACGCGGAGGAGAAGCTCCAGCT GGCGAACGAGGAGATCACCCAGGTCCGCAGCAAGGCCCAAGCGGAGGCCCTGGCGCTGCAGGCAGTCCTGAGGAAGGAGCAGATGCGCGTCCACTCGCTGGAGAAGGTCGTTGAGCAGAAG ACTAAAGAAAACGATGAACTGACCAGAATCTGTGACGACCTCATTTCCAAGATGGAGAGAATCTGA